One segment of Triticum aestivum cultivar Chinese Spring chromosome 2A, IWGSC CS RefSeq v2.1, whole genome shotgun sequence DNA contains the following:
- the LOC123187098 gene encoding disease resistance protein Pik-2, which yields MELVVGASEATMKSVMGKLGGLLAQEYTLIRGVNGDLQYINDELASMQSFLRDLTAVGAGRAQSHGHRMKDWMKQIRDITYDIEDCIDDSAHRLHGLRSDMCCYYFANSVYEVLTWWPRRDVAAKISVLKMRAQQIGERRERYGVNNPEAAGGSEGSHAGNGTAAGFDAADNQEASLELVAMKDPVGVEDHMKELEEWLTNDKNTSGVLYVVGFGGVGKTTIATALYRKFGDQFDHRAMVNVSQSSDINAVLTNIKNQVMPQSSGQMQQAGGGVLGQLKRGTSALAAKCCSAGASEETRGETKLDRLKKELTGHFDNSSYLVLVDDVWSAATCDQIRKSLPTSNKRTRIIVTTRFQAVAKTRRGEEGDHTRKVSPLGVEESERLFKQAFFESKGSEAFFESKGSEVDKVQEEVWKMCGGLPLAIVIMAGHVACNPNKSAAEWLKVCKSLFPESGKDHGKDGRRDLTQEEVGRIVSHCYNDMPADIKTCSLYLSIFPKGQKISRKRLTRRWIAEAFVAEKQGLSVEDVAETYFNHLIRRKIIRPVEHSSNGKVKKCIVHDMVLEHIVAKASEENFITVIGGNWLMQLPSSKVRRLSLQESDSKRANDTEKMNLSHVRSLTMFGSLNQLPSHSFKFGIVQVLDLEGCMGFKAHHTEEICKMLLLKYLSLRRSDTKQLPKAIGKLENLETLDIREISVVELPKTVCQLERLVNILGGDKITRRALKLPQELNKKKKMKGLRILSGIEIVGGLADLHHLTELRKLAIYKLSTMSDDPSFKDLSSSIEYLGGYSLNTLIIDDESSKFINSLDDLSSPPKFLVALELSGKMVQLPSWITQLSALTKLTLSVTALRTDNLLLLSNLDALFSLTFSFRAEKQDSETLTILAENKLSSDGEITIPDAGFKSLRLLRFFAPLLPVLTFSKNAMPELERLELRFSMLEGLYGVENLAGLKVVHLTLKDKDGEYMTKEVQREVETSVKRRTDGKAPKIILDQ from the exons ATGGAGCTGGTGGTGGGAGCTTCGGAGGCGACGATGAAGTCCGTCATGGGCAAGCTGGGCGGCCTCCTCGCCCAGGAGTACACCCTGATTCGGGGCGTCAACGGCGACCTCCAGTACATCAACGACGAGCTGGCCAGCATGCAGTCCTTCCTCCGGGACCTCACCGCCGTCGGCGCCGGCCGAGCCCAGAGCCACGGCCACCGGATGAAGGACTGGATGAAGCAGATCCGCGACATCACCTACGACATCGAGGATTGCATCGACGACTCCGCCCACCGCCTCCACGGCCTCCGCTCCGACATGTGCTGCTACTACTTCGCCAACAGCGTCTACGAGGTCCTCACCTGGTGGCCTCGCCGCGACGTCGCCGCCAAGATCTCCGTCCTCAAGATGCGGGCGCAGCAGATCGGGGAgcggagggagaggtacggggtcAACAACCCGGAGGCCGCCGGCGGATCTGAGGGTTCCCATGCCGGAAACGGCACCGCTGCCGGATTCGACGCCGCCGACAACCAGGAGGCGAGCCTTGAGCTCGTCGCCATGAAAGATCCGGTGGGGGTGGAGGACCACatgaaagagctggaggagtggctGACCAACGACAAGAACACCTCCGGCGTGCTGTATGTTGTCGGGTTCGGAGGGGTGGGGAAGACCACCATTGCCACCGCCCTGTACCGGAAATTTGGGGACCAATTCGACCACCGCGCCATGGTCAACGTGTCTCAGAGCTCCGACATCAACGCTGTCCTCACCAACATCAAGAATCAAGTCATGCCGCAGTCCAGCGGCCAAATGCAGCAAGCCGGCGGAGGCGTACTCGGCCAGCTCAAGCGAGGCACCTCCGCATTGGCGGCCAAGTGCTGCAGCGCCGGCGCCTCAGAGGAAACGCGTGGTGAGACGAAGCTGGACCGGCTCAAGAAAGAGCTCACGGGACACTTTGACAACAGCAG TTACTTGGTCTTGGTTGATGATGTTTGGTCTGCAGCAACGTGCGACCAGATCAGAAAGTCACTTCCTACAAGTAATAAGCGCACTAGAATAATAGTTACTACACGGTTTCAAGCTGTTGCTAAAACACGCAGAGGGGAAGAAGGTGATCATACTCGTAAAGTTTCCCCTCTTGGCGTTGAAGAATCTGAGAGGCTATTTAAGCAGGCCTTCTTTGAATCCAAAGGTAGTGAGGCCTTCTTTGAATCCAAAGGTAGCGAGGTTGATAAGGTTCAAGAGGAAGTTTGGAAGATGTGTGGGGGGCTGCCGTTGGCCATAGTTATCATGGCTGGTCACGTAGCCTGCAACCCAAACAAATCAGCGGCCGAATGGTTGAAGGTCTGCAAATCTCTATTTCCAGAGTCAGGGAAGGATCATGGGAAAGATGGTAGGAGAGACCTTACCCAGGAGGAAGTTGGTAGGATTGTTAGTCATTGCTACAATGACATGCCTGCTGACATCAAGACTTGCTCCCTGTATTTGAGCATATTTCCAAAGGGCCAGAAAATCAGCAGGAAGCGTTTGACAAGGCGATGGATAGCTGAAGCTTTCGTTGCTGAGAAGCAGGGCCTGAGTGTGGAGGACGTTGCAGAGACATATTTCAATCATCTCATAAGAAGGAAGATCATCCGACCAGTTGAGCACAGCAGCAACGGGAAGGTGAAGAAATGCATAGTGCACGACATGGTCCTTGAACACATTGTAGCCAAGGCAAGTGAGGAGAATTTCATCACTGTGATTGGTGGTAACTGGCTTATGCAGCTACCTAGCAGCAAGGTCCGCCGGCTGTCCCTCCAAGAAAGCGATTCCAAACGTGCAAATGATACAGAGAAGATGAACCTGTCACATGTCCGGTCACTGACCATGTTTGGGAGTTTGAACCAACTGCCTTCCCATTCATTCAAGTTTGGAATTGTACAAGTCCTGGATCTTGAAGGCTGCATGGGTTTCAAAGCGCATCATACAGAGGAGATATGCAAAATGCTTCTTCTCAAGTATCTCAGCCTCCGAAGAAGTGACACTAAACAACTTCCAAAAGCGATTGGAAAGCTTGAGAACCTTGAGACTCTCGACATTAGAGAGATAAGTGTTGTTGAGTTGCCTAAAACCGTATGCCAGCTTGAACGGCTGGTGAACATACTTGGTGGGGATAAAATAACAAGAAGGGCATTGAAGCTTCCTCAAGAgttgaataagaagaagaaaatgaagggcTTGCGCATACTGTCAGGGATTGAGATTGTTGGGGGATTGGCAGACCTTCATCATCTGACTGAGCTGAGGAAGCTTGCCATCTACAAGCTCAGCACCATGAGTGACGATCCGAGTTTCAAAGATTTAAGCTCCTCTATCGAGTACCTGGGGGGCTACTCTCTGAACACCCTCATAATTGATGACGAGTCATCCAAGTTTATCAATTCACTGGATGACCTGTCATCACCACCAAAGTTCCTTGTTGCCCTTGAGTTATCTGGCAAGATGGTTCAGCTCCCCAGCTGGATCACACAACTCAGTGCTCTCACCAAGCTAACCCTTTCAGTAACAGCTCTCCGGACAGATAACCTGCTGCTCCTTAGCAATCTAGATGCACTGTTCTCCCTCACATTCTCATTCAGGGCAGAAAAGCAGGATTCGGAGACACTGaccattctggcagaaaacaagcTGTCCTCTGATGGGGAGATCACAATTCCAGATGCTGGTTTTAAGAGCCTTAGGCTTCTTCGCTTCTTTGCTCCTCTCTTGCCAGTACTGACCTTTTCGAAGAATGCCATGCCAGAGCTGGAGAGGCTTGAGCTACGGTTCAGCATGCTGGAGGGGCTTTATGGCGTGGAAAACCTTGCGGGACTCAAGGTGGTGCACCTGACGTTGAAGGACAAAGACGGTGAATATATGACGAAAGAGGTGCAGCGCGAGGTGGAGACATCAGTGAAGAGGAGGACCGATGGCAAGGCACCCAAGATAATCCTCGATCAATGA
- the LOC123191364 gene encoding phosphoglycerate mutase-like protein 1 — translation MEASARTAMYPQHRCKNIYLVRHAQGIHNVEGEKDHSAYMSPALLDAHITPLGWSQVDCLREHVTKCGLDKKIELVIVSPLLRTMQTAVGVFGHGSYMDEVNASPLLMVEGAGHSGHKAISSLNCPPFLAVEACRERLGVHPCDRRSSITKYRTLFPAIDFSLIENDEDVLWEPEVRETIESIAARGMKFIDWLWTREEKDIAIVTHSSFLDFTLNMYGKECHPAIAEDLRKRFANCELRSMVLVDISKLGSETHTCNFYGKIPSGLDLPSDVVNKNLEQQGAGNVIESAKCSFGLAVLRGGVWAGHAEVYTVACKELDEGRVNELGSIIGLEGYDGEVELCACVCNKVDENITCVGFPAKGKRPHKMREVINNDKVIFETRITSNR, via the exons ATGGAGGCCTCTGCTCGCACTGCTATGTATCCTCAGCACCGTTGCAAAAACATATACCTG GTGAGGCATGCTCAAGGTATTCATAATGTGGAAGGCGAAAAGGATCATAGTGCCTACATGTCGCCTGCGCTGCTTGATGCTCACATTACCCCTTTGGGCTGGAGCCAA GTTGATTGCCTACGAGAACATGTGACAAAATGTGGACTAGACAAAAAGATTGAGCTGGTCATTGTTTCCCCTCTACTGAG GACTATGCAAACTGCAGTGGGGGTCTTTGGTCATGGGAGCTATATGGATGAAGTAAATGCATCACCATTATTAATGGTAGAAGGTGCTGGACACAGTGGACATAAGGCGATTTCAAGTTTGAACTGCCCACCGTTTCTTGCAGTTGAGGCATGCAGGGAGCGCTTG GGTGTTCATCCCTGTGACAGGAGGAGCAGCATAACAAAATACCGTACTCTCTTTCCTGCCATTGATTTTTCCTTG ATAGAGAATGATGAAGATGTTCTTTGGGAACCAGAAGTCAGAGAAACAATTGAATCTATTGCTGCTAGGGGCATGAAGTTTATTGACTG GTTATGGACAAGAGAAGAAAAAGACATAGCTATTGTCACCCACAGTAGTTTCTTGGATTTCACTTTAAACATGTATGGTAAAGAGTGTCATCCAGCCATAGCAGAGGATCTGCGCAAGCG CTTTGCTAATTGTGAGCTTCGCTCCATGGTGTTGGTCGACATAAG TAAGCTTGGATCAGAAACCCATACATGCAATTTCTATGGGAAGATACCGTCCGGACTTGATCTGCCTAGTGATGTCGTGAACAAGAA CTTGGAACAGCAAGGTGCGGGTAATGTCATTGAGAGTGCGAAGTGCTCGTTCGGCCTTGCCGTTTTGAGGGGAGGTGTATGGGCAGGACATGCGGAGGTGTACACCGTTGCGTGCAAGGAACTCGATGAAGGTAGAGTTAACGAACTCGGTTCCATTATCGGTTTGGAAGGATATGACGGGGAGGTTGAATTGTGTGCGTGCGTATGCAACAAAGTTGATGAGAATATCACATGTGTCGGATTTCCGGCGAAGGGGAAACGTCCACATAAAATGAGagaagtcatcaacaatgacaaggtaATATTTGAAACAAGAATTACTAGCAACAGgtga